Within Thermoanaerobaculum aquaticum, the genomic segment GTGAGGCGATGCGGGTTGTGGCCCAGGGCTTGCCGTTAACGGAAATTCTTAAGGCGTTTGTGCGGGCTTTTTTACCCCACGCTTCCTATTTGCTGCCGCTTTTCCTGAGCGGAGTGGGGGCGGTGTGTTTGGTGTGCAGCCCTCGGGTGCTAATGGTAGCCTTTTTAGGTGCTCTTGGTTTGTTGGGCTCACCCTTTGTAGGTTTGGTTTCCCGGTACCTAGCCGGGGCTGCTCCATTCCTGTTGGCTCTCCCTACGGCCGCTCGAACCGCCTGGAGCAAGCTTGCCTCGGGTTTGGCGTTGGGCCTGACTGCCCTTCTTGGCTTCATTGTGAGTGGACAGGAGCTCTGGCGGTGGGGAGGGTTCTCGTTGATGGGGCCTGCGGTTTCCATCGAGGAACGCCTGGTGGTCAACAACCCGTTTCCGGCCTTCAGGAAAGCGGGGGCTCTTCCGGACAATGCGCGGGTGCTGTTCGTGGGGGAGCCTCGCGGTTTCTTGTTTCCGCGACGATTTGTTGCTCCTTCGGTATTTGATGAGCATCCGTTGGCCGCACTCATGGAGACAGCCAAGACACCGGAGGAGGCGGTGCTTTCGTTTCGGAATTCGGGTTTCAGCCATTTGCTGGTTAACTGGGGCGAGCTTCACCGCCTTGTTCCCGGATACCCCTGCGCCCCTTGGCGGAGCCCCGCGGGTCGCGCTAATTTCATCAAGCTGATCCAAGCCTTGGAGCCGCCCGTGCTCACGGCGGGCCCGGTGGCCATTTACGCTTTTGATCTTCGACGGGCACCAAACGACTCTTAAGCCGCGGGTAAAACGGAAAGCGCCGCCCCAGGCGTTTGACATAAAAGCGGCGGTGTGGTAAAAAACCTCCCCCTGCGTTAAGGGGCTTGGTGAGGAGCGTATGTACGCTATTGTGGAAGCAGGAGGCAAGCAGCATAAGGTGGAGGTGGGCCAGCGGGTGCTTGTGGAGCGGATTTGGCCCGAGGCGGAAGCCGGCACCCAGGTGACCTTCGACCGCGTTTTGCTGGTGCGCACCGATCAGGCTGTGCGCTTGGGCAACCCTACGGTGGCTGGTGCCACGGTGAAAGCTACGGTGCTCCGCCCGCTGCGGGGCGAAAAGGTCATTGTCTTCAAGAAAAAGCGTCGGAAGCAGTACCGTCGCACCAAGGGTCACCGCCAGAACCTCTTTGAGGTGCGGATTGACGCCATTGAGGCGTGAGGAGGGGATATGGCGCACAAGAAAGGTCAGGGTTCCAGCCGCAACGGTCGTGACTCCCACGCCCAAAGGTTGGGTATCAAACGGGGGGACGGTGAGCTGGTGCTGCCCGGCACCATTATCGTTCGCCAACGGGGAACCCGTTGGAAGCCGGGGGCAGGCGTGCGCCGCGGTGGCGACGACACGCTTTATGCTGCCATTACCGGGCGGGTGCGCTTCCGCGACCGGGGTCGGCTGGGGAAGTTCGTTTCCATCGAACCTGCCGCGTAACACGAGGTCTTGCCTCAAGCTTGCAATCAACCTAGCGCCTCAGGAGCCAACGCTCCAAAGGCGCTTTGTGTCTTGGCCTTTTGTCAAGCTGGTCACGCATTCCCATGTTTCTCGATGAAGTAAGGCTTCTGGTGAAGGCCGGGGACGGCGGACGGGGCTGCGTGTCCTTTCGCCGGGAGAAGTTCGTGCCTCGCGGCGGACCCGACGGCGGGGACGGAGGAAGGGGTGGGCACGTGATCTTGCGCGCCACCCCCGAGTACAACACCCTTGCTCACCTTTACCACAAGCACGTGGTGAAGGCCAGGCGCGGGGAGCACGGGCGAGGTTCTAACCAAAGCGGGGCCGCCGGGGAAGACGTGGTGGTGCTTGTGCCCTGCGGCACGCTGGTTCGGGATTTGCAAACCGGCGAGGTCCTGGCCGACCTCGTGACCCCTGGGCAGCAGGTGATCGTTGCTCGCGGGGGACGGGGAGGGCGGGGCAACCAGCACTTTGCCACCCCCACAAACCAGGCCCCCCGCTACGCCGAAGAAGGGGAAAAGGGGGAAGAGCGGCACCTGCAGCTGGAGCTCAAGCTCATTGCCGATGTGGGGTTGGTGGGCCTGCCGAACGTGGGCAAATCCACGCTCCTTTCCCGGGTTTCCGCGGCCCGGCCGAAGATTGCCGACTACCCCTTTACCACCCTTGAGCCCCATTTGGGGGTGGTCACCTGGGGGGAGCGCTCGCTGGTTTTTGCCGACATCCCTGGGCTCATCGCCGGTGCTTCCATGGGCGCAGGGTTGGGCCACCGTTTTTTGAAGCACATTGAGCGCTGCCGTATGCTGCTGCACCTGGTGGATCTCGCCTCGCCCACGCCGCTTCGGGAACAGGTGGAGGTGATCCGCCAAGAGCTTTCGCTTTTTGACCCCTCT encodes:
- the rplU gene encoding 50S ribosomal protein L21, with the protein product MYAIVEAGGKQHKVEVGQRVLVERIWPEAEAGTQVTFDRVLLVRTDQAVRLGNPTVAGATVKATVLRPLRGEKVIVFKKKRRKQYRRTKGHRQNLFEVRIDAIEA
- the rpmA gene encoding 50S ribosomal protein L27, translating into MAHKKGQGSSRNGRDSHAQRLGIKRGDGELVLPGTIIVRQRGTRWKPGAGVRRGGDDTLYAAITGRVRFRDRGRLGKFVSIEPAA
- the obgE gene encoding GTPase ObgE; the protein is MFLDEVRLLVKAGDGGRGCVSFRREKFVPRGGPDGGDGGRGGHVILRATPEYNTLAHLYHKHVVKARRGEHGRGSNQSGAAGEDVVVLVPCGTLVRDLQTGEVLADLVTPGQQVIVARGGRGGRGNQHFATPTNQAPRYAEEGEKGEERHLQLELKLIADVGLVGLPNVGKSTLLSRVSAARPKIADYPFTTLEPHLGVVTWGERSLVFADIPGLIAGASMGAGLGHRFLKHIERCRMLLHLVDLASPTPLREQVEVIRQELSLFDPSLPSRTTILVGTKADAMTSPERREELALLAEKLALSYVVISAVTGSGLEELLREVFSRVGQA